In Nicotiana tabacum cultivar K326 chromosome 11, ASM71507v2, whole genome shotgun sequence, a single window of DNA contains:
- the LOC107760555 gene encoding bifunctional TH2 protein, mitochondrial-like has product MAAVPIEESVEIARKCWIKFKKESIVALYTPFIVCLASGTLQLETFQHYIAQDSYFLKAFAQAYEAAEECTDDDDAKVGINELRKNVIDELKMHDTVIQEWGFDPAKQSTANPATVKYTDFLLATASGKIEGVKAAKLATPFERTKLAAYILGAMIPCMRLCAYLGKEMHVFLESEATHPYKKWIDSYASEGFQGLTLQNEELLDKLSVSLTGEELDVIEKLYQQAMKLELGFFLAQPIDQKSVIPLSREHNPVEHRLAIFFNFDLTCAVVDSSAILAEIAIMSAPKSGENQPENQLVQMLSADLRSTWEHLSKQYTEEYEQCIETMLLTEKAENFDYERLHKELEQLSDFEKRANLRVIESGVLKGLNLEDIKRAGELLILQDGCNNFFQSIIQNEQLNADIHVLSYCWCGDLMRSAFSSGGLDILNVHANELIFEENLSTGEIVKKVESPIDKVQAFSKILNSCSNDKKNLTVYVGDSVGDLLCLLQADIGIVLSPSSNLMKVGNHFGVSFIPLFPGIVEKQKICAAGNSSCWTEPSSVLYTVSSWAEIHAFILGL; this is encoded by the exons ATGGCTGCAGTTCCCATTGAGGAAAGTGTGGAGATAGCAAGAAAGTGTTGGATCAAATTCAAGAAAGAGTCAATTGTTGCACTTTACACTCCATTTATTGTTTGTTTAGCTTCTGGGACTCTACAGCTTGAAACTTTCCAGCATTACATAGCTCAAGATTCTTACTTCCTCAAAGCCTTTGCTCAAGC GTATGAAGCTGCAGAAGAGTGTACTGACGATGATGATGCAAAGGTCGGCATTAATGAATTGCGGAAGAATGTCATCGACGAACTAAAAATGCATGATACGGTTATTCAA GAGTGGGGCTTTGATCCGGCCAAGCAGTCTACGGCCAACCCTGCAACAGTCAAGTACACAGATTTCTTATTGGCTACAGCCTCGGGAAAGATTGAAGGAGTAAAAGCTGCTAAACTTGCTACTCCATTTGAGAGAACTAAGTTGGCAGCTTATATCCTTGGCGCTAtgattccttgcatgaggctttGTGCCTACCTTGGTAAAGAGATGCACGTGTTTCTTGAGAGCGAAGCAACTCATCCTTACAAGAAGTGGATCGACAGTTATGCTTCTGAAGGTTTCCAG GGACTGACTCTGCAAAATGAGGAATTGTTGGACAAACTAAGTGTCTCTTTGACAGGCGAGGAGCTTGACGTAATTGAGAAGCTTTATCAACAAGCAATGAAACTTGAATTGGGCTTCTTCTTAGCGCAGCCAATTGATCAGAAATCTGTCATCCCTCTGTCAAGAGAGCACAATCCTGTTGAACACCGGCTTGCGatatttttcaattttgattTGACATGCGCGGTTGTTGATTCTTCAGCGATCTTGGCAGAAATTGCAATTATGTCGGCACCAAAATCTGGTGAAAATCAACCAGAGAATCAACTTGTCCAAATGTTGTCAGCAGATCTGAGAAGTACATGGGAACATCTCTCTAAGCAGTATACCGAAGAATATGAGCAATGCATAGAGACGATGTTGCTTACTGAGAAAG CTGAAAATTTTGATTATGAAAGGCTTCATAAAGAGCTTGAGCAACTTTCAGATTTTGAGAAAAGAGCTAATTTGAGGGTGATTGAATCTGGAGTACTGAAAGGTCTGAATCTTGAAGACATAAAGCGAGCCGGGGAGCTATTGATTCTCCAAGATGGTTGTAACAACTTTTTCCAGAGCATAATACAAAATGAACAATTGAATGCAGACATTCATGTCCTCTCCTATTGTTGGTGCGGTGACCTTATGAGGTCTGCCTTCTCATCAG GAGGTTTGGATATTCTGAATGTGCATGCAAATGAGCTTATATTTGAAGAAAATCTATCCACTGGTGAGATTGTTAAGAAAGTTGAGTCCCCCATCGACAAAGTTCAAGCCTTCAGTAAAATCTTAAATAGCTGCAGCAATGACAAAAAGAATCTGACAGTTTACGTTGGGGATTCCGTGGGCGACTTGCTTTGCTTGCTGCAAGCAGATATTGGGATTGTGCTCAGTCCAAGCTCAAATCTGATGAAAGTGGGGAATCATTTTGGTGTTTCTTTTATTCCGTTGTTTCCTGGCATCGTTGAGAAACAGAAGATTTGTGCTGCGGGAAACTCATCTTGTTGGACGGAGCCCTCTAGCGTTCTCTATACCGTTTCTAGCTGGGCTGAGATTCATGCCTTCATATTGGGGTTGTAG